From Piscinibacter gummiphilus:
TGAAGCTCGCCCAGCTGGTGCTGCACAAGGCGGGGCACGCGACCCTGGCCGCCGAGAGCGGCGAGATCGGCCTGCAGCTCGCGCACGACAGGCAGCCCGACCTGGTGCTGATGGACGTGCAGATGCCCGGGCTCGACGGGCTGGAGGTCACGCGCCGGCTGAAGTCGAACCCGAGCACCTCGCACATCAAGGTGGTGGCGCTCACGGCGCTCGCGATGAAGGGCGACGCCGAGCGAATCCTCGCGGCAGGCTGCGACGCCTACCTCGCCAAGCCCTACCAGTACCAGCAGCTGATGGACGTGGTGAACAAGGCGCTGAACTGAGGCGTGCCCGCGGCGTGGCGCAGATACCATCGCCGCATGACCAGCAAGACTTCGATTCTTTTCGGCTTCCACGCCGTCACCGTGCGGCTGAAGACGGCCGCCGACTCCATCACCGAGATCCACGTCGACGCCTCGCGGCGCGACCAGCGCATGCGCCAGTTCGTCGAGCGCGCGAAGGAGGCCGGCGTGCGCCTGATCGAGAGCGACGACGACCGCCTGCAGAAGCTGTGCGGCACGCACCGCCACCAGGGCGTGGTGGCGCGTGTGAGCGCGGTGGCCAAGAGCCACTCGCTCGACGACACGCTCGACGCGGTGGAAGGCCCGCCGTTGCTGCTGGTGCTCGACGGCATCACCGACCCGCACAACCTCGGCGCCTGCCTGCGCGTGGCCGATGGCGCCGGCGCGCATGCGGTGATCGCGCCGAAGGACCATGCGGTCGGCATCAACGCCACGGTCGCCAAGGTGGCGAGCGGCGCGGCCGAGACGGTGCCGTACTTCATGGTGACCAACCTCGCGCGTACGCTGGGCGAACTGAAGGAGCGTGACATCCGCGTGATCGGCACGTCCGACGCCGCCGAGAAGTCGCTCTACGAGATCGACCTCAGCGGCCCGGTGGCGCTGGTGCTCGGGGCCGAAGGCGCCGGCATGCGCCAGCTCACCGCCAAGACATGCGACGAGCTCGTGCGCCTGCCGATGAAGGGCGCGGTGGAGAGCCTCAACGTGTCGGTCGCGTCGGGCGTGTGCCTGTACGAAGCGCTGCGTCAGCGCGAGGCGAAGGGATGAACGAGCCGGCACCGCTGCGCGAGGCCCGTGCCTGGGTGCACGGGGCTGGCACGCTGGCGGTGCTCACCGGCGCGGGCATGTCGGCCGAGAGCGGCATCGCCACCTTCCGCGATGCACAGACCGGCCTCTGGGCGAAGTTCGACCCCGCCCAGCTCGCAAGCCCGGAGGGCTTTCGCACCAACCCGTCGCTCGTGTGGGACTGGTACGCGGAGCGCCGCAAGGGCGTGCAGCGTGCGCTGCCGAACGCGGGCCATGTGGCGCTCGCGCAGTACGAGAAAACGCACCTTGGCCGCGTGACCATCGTGACGCAGAACGTGGACGACCTGCACCAGCGCGCCGGCAGCACCGACGTGATCCGTCTGCACGGCGACATCCTGCAAGACGTGTGGCTCGACACCGGGCGTTGCCGGCCGTGCGACATGAGTCGCGCCGTGCCCGGCAGCCCACCGCGCTGCGCCGCCTGCGGCAACCTCGTGCGCCCCGGCGTGGTGTGGTTCGGCGAGATGCTGCCGGCCGAGGCCTTGTCGCGCGCCGAGCTGCTGGCGCAGAGCTGCGACGCGATGCTCGTGATCGGCACCTCGGGCGCCGTCTACCCGGCAGCGGGGCTCGCGCACACGGCGCGGCGCGCCGGCGCGAAGGTCATCATCCTCAACCCCGAGCCGAGCGAGATCGACGACGAGGCGCACCTGCTGCTGCGCGGCACGGCGGCGCGGATCTTGCCTGCGTTGCTGCAAACGGAGTGAACCGAACCATGCCAGTCATCGACGTCAAGCACCCTCTCGTCAAACACAAGATCGGTCTCCTGCGCGAGGCCGACATTTCCACCAAGAAGTTCCGCGAACTCACGCACGAGCTGGCACGCCTGCTGGCGTATGAAGCGACCGCCGATTTCCCGCTCGAGAAGACCACCGTCGCATGCTGGAGCGGCCCGGTCGAGATCGACCAGGTGAAGGGCCGCAAGGTCACCGTGGTGCCCATCCTGCGCGCGGGCCTGGGCATGCTCGACGGCGTGCTCGACATGGTGCCCAACGCCAAGGTGAGCGTGGTGGGCCTGAGCCGCAACCACGAGACGCTTGAACCCGAGCACTATTTCGAGAAGTTCGTCGGCCACCTCGACGAGCGCACCGCACTCATCGTCGACCCGATGCTCGCCACCGCCGGCTCGATGATCGCGACCGTCGACCTGCTGAAGCGACGTGGTTGCACGGACGTGCGCGCCCTCGTGCTCGTGGCCGCGCCCGAAGGGATCGCGGCATTGCAGAAGGCACACCCCGACGTGCGCTGCTGGACGGCCGCCATCGACAGCCACCTCAACGAGCTGGGCTACATCATTCCCGGCCTGGGCGACGCGGGCGACAAGATCTTCGGCACGAAATAGGCGGCAAGCCCCCACGCAAGGGGCGGGTCAACGTCTTGTCACACATCGGCGCCATGCTCGAGGAACGCATGCCGCAGTGCGTCATCAGACGACTGCGGGAAGCACCCGAGTGCTTTTACGTTTCTTCGCTTTGCAGTGCCTTGACCGACGGTTTGAAGCAGTCGTAACGTCGGCGCTCCGAGCGCAAAAGGAGCTTTCTGATGAAGAAACCGTTTCGCTTCTGGATGACCAGTGGTGTGGCGATCATGGTCGCGGCCGTCAGCGGTGGCAGAAGTTTTGCAAGCGAAGACGAGCGTCTCACGCTCACCAGGATCAGCCGCTACGGAGTGTCTGAAACGGTTCAGCGCATCGAGGCCAGCGCACAACGCCACGGCATGCACGTGCTCGCCTGTCTGCCGCAGAAGCTCAACGAGGTCACCGGCGAATCACGCTACATGCTCGTGTTCGAGTCGTCGCAGGGCGGTACGCCGGTGATGATGGAAAGCGAGGGCGCCAAGCCCAACCTGCTGCTCACGGTCTACCTCAAGCAGGCGGCGGCGGGCGGCACCGAAGTCTTCCTGCCGCGCGACGTGCTGCGCGATGCGCCGGAAGGCTTGTCAGACCAATTGCAGAGCGACCTCGCCGGCCTCCCGGCGGTGGTCGACGAGGCGCTCTCGGCCTGAGGCCGCTCGTCTCCTGCCGCTACTGCGGCGAGTAGTCGAAGTAGTCGAAGTCCGCATGCAGCCCTGAGCCGCTCAGGTCTTGGCAGGCGAGGCCGATGTAGTTGCCGGTGAAACCGAAGCTGCGCGGGAAGCCGTCGTCGAAACGCGTGGCGTGTTCGTCCGACAGGATGGCCGCACGCAACGTCTCGCCGAACGGCCGCCAGTCGCCTTCGGCCAGCGCATACGAGAAGCGCAGCGCCTCGCCTTCGAAACGCAGCTTCAGCCACACGCGCGGCACGTTGCCGATGGCAATGGGCGCCGCCGCCTCGCGCAGCTTGCCGTGGTCGTTGACCGACAGCCGCAGCACACGCCCGTTGCGCTCTTCGTCGTGCGAGACGTGCAGGTAGGCGTGGTTCTGGGTGTTGTAGTAGGCGACGAGGCCGGCCATCTGCTGGAACACCACCGGCTGGAACTCGACCACCGTCTCGGCTTCGCAATCGAAGTGCTGCTGGCGGCGAGCGATGAGGCTCTGGTCGAAGGTGGACATCAGCGAGCAGCGGCCGACCAGACGCAGGTGGCCGGGGCGAGCGCTGAGCGACAGCCAGCTCGCATCGGCCGGTTCGCGCAACGTGTTCCAGTGGCCGCTCAAGGTGGTGGACGAGAAGTCGTCGCGCACCGGCTCGCGCTCCACCGGCGCAGGCGGCAGCTTGGGCGCCGGTACTTCCGTGCGTGGCGCGTTGTCGCCATGCGCGAGGCGTGGCCAGCCATCGGCCGTCCACTCGACGCGCTGCAGCGCGGTCTCGCGGCCCAGGTTGCAGTGCAGGCCGTCGTAGCTCTCGGGGGGCGTGGCAGGCGGGTGCTCGCGCCATTCGAGCGGCCGGCCGCACAGGTGGGCCATGTACCACTCGCCCTCAGGTGTGTCGACGAGGCTTGCATGGCCCGCACGTTGCAGCCCGGCCGGCGACTTGTGCCACGCGGTGAGCATCGGGTGGTGCGGGCTCAGCTCGTAGGGGCCGTCGATGCTGCGCGAGCGTGCGATCGTCACGGCGTGTTCGTAGAAGGTGCCGCCCTCGGCCGTCAGCAGCACGTACCAGCCGTCGCGCTTGTAGAGGTGCGGGCCTTCCACCACGCCGAGCGAGGTGCCCGGGAAGATGTTCTTCACCGGGCCGGTGACGCAACGCTTCTCGTGGTCGTACTCCTGCAGCAGGATGCCGTGGAAGGCGTTGTGCCCGGGCCGGTGGTCCCATTGCATGCTGAGCACCCAGCTGCGGCCG
This genomic window contains:
- a CDS encoding response regulator, translated to MANILVVEDNPQNLKLAQLVLHKAGHATLAAESGEIGLQLAHDRQPDLVLMDVQMPGLDGLEVTRRLKSNPSTSHIKVVALTALAMKGDAERILAAGCDAYLAKPYQYQQLMDVVNKALN
- a CDS encoding glycoside hydrolase family 43 protein, producing the protein MSATIQNPVLPGFHPDPAILRVGRDFYLATSTFEWWPGVRIHHSRDLVHWQHLSYVLTRKSQLDMRGNPDSAGIWAPCLSYRDGLFYMVFTNVRSKLGGYKDTPNYVVTAPHPSGPWSEPVYLHSRGFDASMFHDDDGRSWVLSMQWDHRPGHNAFHGILLQEYDHEKRCVTGPVKNIFPGTSLGVVEGPHLYKRDGWYVLLTAEGGTFYEHAVTIARSRSIDGPYELSPHHPMLTAWHKSPAGLQRAGHASLVDTPEGEWYMAHLCGRPLEWREHPPATPPESYDGLHCNLGRETALQRVEWTADGWPRLAHGDNAPRTEVPAPKLPPAPVEREPVRDDFSSTTLSGHWNTLREPADASWLSLSARPGHLRLVGRCSLMSTFDQSLIARRQQHFDCEAETVVEFQPVVFQQMAGLVAYYNTQNHAYLHVSHDEERNGRVLRLSVNDHGKLREAAAPIAIGNVPRVWLKLRFEGEALRFSYALAEGDWRPFGETLRAAILSDEHATRFDDGFPRSFGFTGNYIGLACQDLSGSGLHADFDYFDYSPQ
- the upp gene encoding uracil phosphoribosyltransferase, with the protein product MPVIDVKHPLVKHKIGLLREADISTKKFRELTHELARLLAYEATADFPLEKTTVACWSGPVEIDQVKGRKVTVVPILRAGLGMLDGVLDMVPNAKVSVVGLSRNHETLEPEHYFEKFVGHLDERTALIVDPMLATAGSMIATVDLLKRRGCTDVRALVLVAAPEGIAALQKAHPDVRCWTAAIDSHLNELGYIIPGLGDAGDKIFGTK
- the rlmB gene encoding 23S rRNA (guanosine(2251)-2'-O)-methyltransferase RlmB; the protein is MTSKTSILFGFHAVTVRLKTAADSITEIHVDASRRDQRMRQFVERAKEAGVRLIESDDDRLQKLCGTHRHQGVVARVSAVAKSHSLDDTLDAVEGPPLLLVLDGITDPHNLGACLRVADGAGAHAVIAPKDHAVGINATVAKVASGAAETVPYFMVTNLARTLGELKERDIRVIGTSDAAEKSLYEIDLSGPVALVLGAEGAGMRQLTAKTCDELVRLPMKGAVESLNVSVASGVCLYEALRQREAKG
- a CDS encoding NAD-dependent deacylase; this encodes MNEPAPLREARAWVHGAGTLAVLTGAGMSAESGIATFRDAQTGLWAKFDPAQLASPEGFRTNPSLVWDWYAERRKGVQRALPNAGHVALAQYEKTHLGRVTIVTQNVDDLHQRAGSTDVIRLHGDILQDVWLDTGRCRPCDMSRAVPGSPPRCAACGNLVRPGVVWFGEMLPAEALSRAELLAQSCDAMLVIGTSGAVYPAAGLAHTARRAGAKVIILNPEPSEIDDEAHLLLRGTAARILPALLQTE